The Pseudoliparis swirei isolate HS2019 ecotype Mariana Trench chromosome 16, NWPU_hadal_v1, whole genome shotgun sequence genome includes a window with the following:
- the vps41 gene encoding vacuolar protein sorting-associated protein 41 homolog isoform X1, which yields MADVEEQGRKESEEFTDESEEEDSEEEPKLKYERLSNGVTEILQKDAASCMTVHDKFLALGTHFGKVFLLDIQGNVTQKFDISSVKINQISLDESGEHVGICSEDGKVQVIGLYTREGFHENFDCPIKVVALHPQFNRSNYKQFVTGGNKLLLYERNWLNRWKTSVLHEGEGSITNIQWRANLIAWANNVGVKIYDIGTKQRITNVLRDNMSLRPDMYPCSLCWKDNCTLIVGWGTSIKICVVKERNPTEMRDLPSRYVEIVSAFETEFFISGLAPLADQLVTLYFVKENSDQMDEQFRARPRLDIIQPLPESCEEISSDALTVRNFQENECRDYRLEHSDGESLFYMISPKDIVVAKERDQDDHIDWLLEKKKYEEALMAAEISFKNIKRHDVQKIGMAYINHLVEKGDYDGAARKCQKVLGKNMELWENEVYRFKTIGQLKAISQYLPRGDLRLRPAIYEMILHEFLKTDYEGFATLIREWPGELYNNSAIVQTVTDHLRRDPTNRTLLTTLAELYTYDQRYDKALEIYLRLRHKDVYQLIHKHNLFSSIEDKIVLLMDFDKEKAVDMLLDNEDKISTDRVVEELADRPELLHVYLHQLFKRDHHKGQKYHGRQIVLYAEYDRPNLLPFLRDSTHCPLEKALEVCQQRNFVEETVFLLSRMGNCRRALQMIMEELEDVDKAIEFAKEQDDAELWEDLISYSIDKPPFITGLLNNIGTHVDPILLIYRIKEGMEIPNLRDSLVKILQDYNLQILLREGCKKILVADSLSLLQKMHRTQMRGVRLDEENICESCHATILPSDMAKPFSVVVFHCRHMFHKECLPSSGLIPGVQFCNICSAKKRGPGSGILEMNK from the exons ATGGCGGATGTGGAGGAGCAG GGCAGAAAAGAAAGTGAGGAATTCACAGATGAGTCTGAG gaggaggacagcgagGAGGAGCCCAAGCTGAAGTATGAGAGGCTCTCCAATGGGGTGACAGAAATCCTCCAGAAGGATGCAGCCAGCTGTATGACCGTCCACGACAAG TTTCTTGCACTAGGGACCCATTTTGGGAAAGTCTTCCTGCTGGACATCCAAGGAAATGTAACTCAGAAGTTTGATATT AGTTCAGTGAAGATCAACCAGATCAGTCTGGATGAAAGTGGAGAGCATGTGGGCATCTGCTCCGAGGATGGGAAG GTTCAGGTGATTGGTCTCTATACAAGAGAGGGCTTCCACGAGAACTTTGACTGTCCCATCAAA GTGGTTGCGTTACATCCTCAGTTCAACCGATCAAACTACAAACAGTTTGTCACTGGGGGCAACAAG CTGCTGCTGTATGAAAGAAACTGGTTGAATCGCTGGAAGACGTCTGTTCTCCATGAAGGCGAGGGCTCCATCACCAACATCCAGTGGAGGGCTAACCTCATAGCCTGGGCCAACAATGTG GGAGTTAAAATCTATGACATCGGTACGAAACAGCGGATCACAAACGTGCTGCGGGATAACATGAGTCTGAGGCCGGACATGTACCCCTGCAGCCTGTGTTGGAAGGACAACTGCACTCTCATCGTCGGCTGGGGCACTTCCATCAAG ATTTGTGTTGTGAAAGAGAGAAATCCGACTGAAATGAGAGACCTGCCCAGCCGCTATGTGGAAATAG TTTCTGCATTTGAGACCGAGTTCTTCATCAGTGGTCTGGCCCCGCTGGCAGATCAGCTCGTGACTCTGTACTTTGTGAAGGAGAACTCTGATCAAATG gatgaGCAGTTTCGTGCGCGGCCTCGCCTCGACATCATCCAGCCTCTCCCTGAGAGCTGCGAGGAGATCTCTTCAGACGCGCTGACCGTGCGCAACTTCCAAGAAAACGAGTGCAGAGACTACCGGCTCG AGCATTCTGATGGAGAGTCGCTCTTCTACATGATCAGTCCCAAAGACATCGTCGTGGCCAAGGAGCGAGACCAGGACGACCATATCGATTGGTTGCTCGAAAAGAAGAAATATGAG GAGGCGCTGATGGCTGCAGAGATCAGCTTCAAGAACATCAAGAGACATGACGTTCAGAAAATCGGGATGGCTTACATCAATCACTTAGTGGAGAAAGGAGACTATGACGGTGCTGCCAG GAAGTGTCAGAAGGTTCTTGGAAAAAACATGGAATTATGGGAAAATGAAGTATACCGGTTCAAGACCATCGGACAGTTGAAG GCCATCAGTCAGTATTTGCCGAGAGGGGATCTGCGTCTCAGACCGGCCATCTATGAAATGATCTTGCATGAATTTCTCAAAACTGACTACGAG GGTTTCGCCACACTGATCCGGGAATGGCCTGGAGAGCTTTACAATAACTCGGCCATCGTGCAGACGGTCACCGATCACCTGAGGAGGGACCCCACCAACAGAACGCTGCTCACCACGTTGGCCGAACT ATACACGTACGACCAGCGGTACGACAAAGCCCTAGAAATCTACCTGAGACTGAGGCACAAAGACGTTTACCAGCTGATCCACAAACACAACCTTTTCTCCTCCATCGAGGACAAGATCGTGCTCCTCATGGACTTCGACAAAGAG AAAGCTGTTGACATGCTTCTCGATAATGAGGACAAGATCTCG ACCGACCgggtggtggaggagctggCGGACAGGCCCGAGCTGCTGCACGTG tatCTCCATCAACTATTTAAGCGCGATCACCACAAAGGCCAGAAATACCACGGGAGGCAGATTGTCCTGTACGCCGAATACGACCGTCCGAATCTGTTGCCTTTCCTGAGAGACAGCACACACTGCCCGCTGGAAAAG GCTCTCGAGGTTTGTCAGCAGAGGAACTTTGTGGAGGAGACTGTCTTCCTGCTCA GCAGGATGGGGAACTGCAGACGAGCTCTGCAGATGAtcatggaggagctggaggacgtgGACAAGGCCATCGAGTTTGCCAAAGAGCAGGACGATGCAGAGCTCTGGGAGGATCTCATCTCTTACTCCATTGATAAACCAC CATTCATCACGGGTCTCCTTAATAACATTGGTACTCATGTGGATCCCATCCTGCTCATCTATCGCATTAAGGAGGGCATGGAGATCCCAAACCTCAGGGATTCACTTGTAAAAATCCTCCAGGACTACAATCTACAA ATTCTGCTGAGGGAAGGGTGTAAGAAGATCCTGGTGGCCGACTCCCTCTCGCTGCTCCAGAAGATGCACCGAACACAGATGAGAGGCGTCAGGCTCGACG AGGAGAACATCTGCGAATCGTGTCATGCTACAATATTACCGTCAG ATATGGCCAAACCCTTCAGCGTGGTTGTGTTCCACTGCAGACACATGTTTCACAAGGAATGTTTACCATCTTCAGGATTG ATTCCTGGGGTGCAGTTTTGTAACATCTGCAGTGCGAAGAAGCGCGGGCCAGGAAGTGGAATCCTGgaaatgaacaaataa
- the vps41 gene encoding vacuolar protein sorting-associated protein 41 homolog isoform X2 yields MWRSRKESEEFTDESEEEDSEEEPKLKYERLSNGVTEILQKDAASCMTVHDKFLALGTHFGKVFLLDIQGNVTQKFDISSVKINQISLDESGEHVGICSEDGKVQVIGLYTREGFHENFDCPIKVVALHPQFNRSNYKQFVTGGNKLLLYERNWLNRWKTSVLHEGEGSITNIQWRANLIAWANNVGVKIYDIGTKQRITNVLRDNMSLRPDMYPCSLCWKDNCTLIVGWGTSIKICVVKERNPTEMRDLPSRYVEIVSAFETEFFISGLAPLADQLVTLYFVKENSDQMDEQFRARPRLDIIQPLPESCEEISSDALTVRNFQENECRDYRLEHSDGESLFYMISPKDIVVAKERDQDDHIDWLLEKKKYEEALMAAEISFKNIKRHDVQKIGMAYINHLVEKGDYDGAARKCQKVLGKNMELWENEVYRFKTIGQLKAISQYLPRGDLRLRPAIYEMILHEFLKTDYEGFATLIREWPGELYNNSAIVQTVTDHLRRDPTNRTLLTTLAELYTYDQRYDKALEIYLRLRHKDVYQLIHKHNLFSSIEDKIVLLMDFDKEKAVDMLLDNEDKISTDRVVEELADRPELLHVYLHQLFKRDHHKGQKYHGRQIVLYAEYDRPNLLPFLRDSTHCPLEKALEVCQQRNFVEETVFLLSRMGNCRRALQMIMEELEDVDKAIEFAKEQDDAELWEDLISYSIDKPPFITGLLNNIGTHVDPILLIYRIKEGMEIPNLRDSLVKILQDYNLQILLREGCKKILVADSLSLLQKMHRTQMRGVRLDEENICESCHATILPSDMAKPFSVVVFHCRHMFHKECLPSSGLIPGVQFCNICSAKKRGPGSGILEMNK; encoded by the exons ATGTGGAGGAGCAG AAAAGAAAGTGAGGAATTCACAGATGAGTCTGAG gaggaggacagcgagGAGGAGCCCAAGCTGAAGTATGAGAGGCTCTCCAATGGGGTGACAGAAATCCTCCAGAAGGATGCAGCCAGCTGTATGACCGTCCACGACAAG TTTCTTGCACTAGGGACCCATTTTGGGAAAGTCTTCCTGCTGGACATCCAAGGAAATGTAACTCAGAAGTTTGATATT AGTTCAGTGAAGATCAACCAGATCAGTCTGGATGAAAGTGGAGAGCATGTGGGCATCTGCTCCGAGGATGGGAAG GTTCAGGTGATTGGTCTCTATACAAGAGAGGGCTTCCACGAGAACTTTGACTGTCCCATCAAA GTGGTTGCGTTACATCCTCAGTTCAACCGATCAAACTACAAACAGTTTGTCACTGGGGGCAACAAG CTGCTGCTGTATGAAAGAAACTGGTTGAATCGCTGGAAGACGTCTGTTCTCCATGAAGGCGAGGGCTCCATCACCAACATCCAGTGGAGGGCTAACCTCATAGCCTGGGCCAACAATGTG GGAGTTAAAATCTATGACATCGGTACGAAACAGCGGATCACAAACGTGCTGCGGGATAACATGAGTCTGAGGCCGGACATGTACCCCTGCAGCCTGTGTTGGAAGGACAACTGCACTCTCATCGTCGGCTGGGGCACTTCCATCAAG ATTTGTGTTGTGAAAGAGAGAAATCCGACTGAAATGAGAGACCTGCCCAGCCGCTATGTGGAAATAG TTTCTGCATTTGAGACCGAGTTCTTCATCAGTGGTCTGGCCCCGCTGGCAGATCAGCTCGTGACTCTGTACTTTGTGAAGGAGAACTCTGATCAAATG gatgaGCAGTTTCGTGCGCGGCCTCGCCTCGACATCATCCAGCCTCTCCCTGAGAGCTGCGAGGAGATCTCTTCAGACGCGCTGACCGTGCGCAACTTCCAAGAAAACGAGTGCAGAGACTACCGGCTCG AGCATTCTGATGGAGAGTCGCTCTTCTACATGATCAGTCCCAAAGACATCGTCGTGGCCAAGGAGCGAGACCAGGACGACCATATCGATTGGTTGCTCGAAAAGAAGAAATATGAG GAGGCGCTGATGGCTGCAGAGATCAGCTTCAAGAACATCAAGAGACATGACGTTCAGAAAATCGGGATGGCTTACATCAATCACTTAGTGGAGAAAGGAGACTATGACGGTGCTGCCAG GAAGTGTCAGAAGGTTCTTGGAAAAAACATGGAATTATGGGAAAATGAAGTATACCGGTTCAAGACCATCGGACAGTTGAAG GCCATCAGTCAGTATTTGCCGAGAGGGGATCTGCGTCTCAGACCGGCCATCTATGAAATGATCTTGCATGAATTTCTCAAAACTGACTACGAG GGTTTCGCCACACTGATCCGGGAATGGCCTGGAGAGCTTTACAATAACTCGGCCATCGTGCAGACGGTCACCGATCACCTGAGGAGGGACCCCACCAACAGAACGCTGCTCACCACGTTGGCCGAACT ATACACGTACGACCAGCGGTACGACAAAGCCCTAGAAATCTACCTGAGACTGAGGCACAAAGACGTTTACCAGCTGATCCACAAACACAACCTTTTCTCCTCCATCGAGGACAAGATCGTGCTCCTCATGGACTTCGACAAAGAG AAAGCTGTTGACATGCTTCTCGATAATGAGGACAAGATCTCG ACCGACCgggtggtggaggagctggCGGACAGGCCCGAGCTGCTGCACGTG tatCTCCATCAACTATTTAAGCGCGATCACCACAAAGGCCAGAAATACCACGGGAGGCAGATTGTCCTGTACGCCGAATACGACCGTCCGAATCTGTTGCCTTTCCTGAGAGACAGCACACACTGCCCGCTGGAAAAG GCTCTCGAGGTTTGTCAGCAGAGGAACTTTGTGGAGGAGACTGTCTTCCTGCTCA GCAGGATGGGGAACTGCAGACGAGCTCTGCAGATGAtcatggaggagctggaggacgtgGACAAGGCCATCGAGTTTGCCAAAGAGCAGGACGATGCAGAGCTCTGGGAGGATCTCATCTCTTACTCCATTGATAAACCAC CATTCATCACGGGTCTCCTTAATAACATTGGTACTCATGTGGATCCCATCCTGCTCATCTATCGCATTAAGGAGGGCATGGAGATCCCAAACCTCAGGGATTCACTTGTAAAAATCCTCCAGGACTACAATCTACAA ATTCTGCTGAGGGAAGGGTGTAAGAAGATCCTGGTGGCCGACTCCCTCTCGCTGCTCCAGAAGATGCACCGAACACAGATGAGAGGCGTCAGGCTCGACG AGGAGAACATCTGCGAATCGTGTCATGCTACAATATTACCGTCAG ATATGGCCAAACCCTTCAGCGTGGTTGTGTTCCACTGCAGACACATGTTTCACAAGGAATGTTTACCATCTTCAGGATTG ATTCCTGGGGTGCAGTTTTGTAACATCTGCAGTGCGAAGAAGCGCGGGCCAGGAAGTGGAATCCTGgaaatgaacaaataa